Proteins encoded together in one Miscanthus floridulus cultivar M001 chromosome 16, ASM1932011v1, whole genome shotgun sequence window:
- the LOC136510781 gene encoding uncharacterized protein — translation MLEKDIADLVQDVDSMRRIFLAIRDNLSSDLIEALTPLSIIEDHALKVRKAQRNLSDREALMVKKYSNKQEAREIAQLIDNLKNSSARIKPELNQLRARHAELERDLESVKAAINCHESNLVQIPNTIKQKKQEMLAKVKEGKAIHSSLESIPSSAEGDKQQIVEGDAIRLKALKAIQDVLNL, via the coding sequence ATGCTTGAGAAAGATATagctgatttggtccaagatgtagATTCAATGcgaagaatcttcttagctatCAGGGACAATTTGTCCTCGGACCTCATCGAAGCCCTGACTCCTTTATCCATCATAGAAGATCATGCCCTGAAGGTGAGAAAAGCTCAGAGGAATCTATCTGACCGTGAAGCTTTGATGGTCAAGAAGTATTCCAATAAACAAGAAGCTAGAGAGATAGCGCAACTAATTGACAACCTGAAGAATTCCTCTGCCAGAATCAAACCAGAGCTAAATCAGTTGAGAGCTAGGCATGCTGAACTTGAGAGAGATCTGGAAAGTGTGAAGGCCGCCATCAATTGCCATGAGTCTAACTTGGTTCAGATCCCCAACACCATCAAACAAAAGAAACAAGAGATGTTggccaaggtcaaagaaggcaaggcGATTCATAGCAGCCTTGAGAGCATTCCTAGTTCAGCCGAAGGAGACAAGCAACAAATTGTAGAGGGTGATGCTATTCGGCTGAAAGCTTTGAAGGCAATCCAGGATGTTTTGAATTTGTGA